A window of Echeneis naucrates chromosome 13, fEcheNa1.1, whole genome shotgun sequence contains these coding sequences:
- the dyrk1ab gene encoding dual-specificity tyrosine-(Y)-phosphorylation regulated kinase 1A, b, whose amino-acid sequence MHPGGETSACKPSSVRLAPSFSLHTAGLQMAAPMPHTHQQYSDRHQPSTDQSVTVLPYSDQTPQLTANQRHMPQCFRDPTSAPLRKLSIDLIKTYKHINEVYYAKKKRRHQQGQGEDSSHKKERKVFNDGYDDDNYDYIVKNGEKWMDRYEIDSLIGKGSFGQVVKAYDRAEQEWVAIKIIKNKKAFLNQAQIEVRLLELMNKHDTEMKYYIVHLKRHFMFRNHLCLVFEMLSYNLYDLLRNTNFRGVSLNLTRKFAQQLCTALLFLATPELSIIHCDLKPENILLCNPKRSAIKIVDFGSSCQLGQRIYQYIQSRFYRSPEVLLGMPYDLAIDMWSLGCILVEMHTGEPLFSGANEVDQMNKIVEVLGIPPNHIMDLAPKARKFFEKLSDGTWSVKKTKDGKRYKPPASRKLHSILGVETGGPGGRRAGESGHAVADYLKFKDLILRMLDYDPKSRIQPYYALQHSFFKKTADEGTNTSSSVSTSPALEQSQSSGTTSSTSSSSGGSSGTSTSGRARSDPTHHHLHSGGHFGTAMPAIDGDSLCPQARQPYPPPLVWGGGVGPESVTGETHPVQETTFHVPPQHPKALHPHSHTHHHHGPMMATRPRPRHYTSPTHSSSTQDSMEVVHGHLSMTSLSSSASSSSTSSSSTGNHGNQAYQLRHLPAGALDFGQNGGLSMGLGAFSNPRQETGMAAHPAFSMGTNTGPAHYLAEGHLGMRQGMDREESPMTGVCVQQSSMASS is encoded by the exons GCCAATCAG AGGCACATGCCCCAGTGCTTTCGTGACCCAACTTCAGCTCCCCTGAGGAAGCTCTCCATTGACCTTatcaaaacatacaaacacatcaaTGAG GTGTATTATGCAAAAAAGAAGCGACGGCACCAACAGGGTCAGGGTGAAGACTCCAGTCacaaaaaggagaggaaggtCTTTAATGATGGCTATGACGATGATAACTATGACTACATCGTCAAAAATGGGGAGAAGTGGATGGACCGCTATGAGATTGATTCCTTGATAGGAAAGGGATCGTTTGGACAG GTGGTTAAAGCGTATGACCGTGCAGAGCAGGAATGGGTTGCCATTAAGATCATCAAGAACAAGAAAGCTTTCCTCAATCAAGCCCAGATTGAAGTGCGCCTCCTAGAGCTCATGAACAAACATGATACTGAGATGAAATACTACATCG TTCACCTAAAGCGCCACTTCATGTTTCGGAACCATCTCTGCCTCGTGTTTGAGATGCTTTCATATAACCTGTATGACTTGCTCCGAAATACCAACTTCCGTGGCGTCTCTCTCAACCTCACCCGGAAGTTTGCCCAGCAGCTATGCACAGCGCTGCTCTTCCTGGCCACGCCTGAGCTCAGCATCATCCACTGTGACCTGAAGCCTGAGAACATTCTCCTCTGCAACCCCAAGAGGAGTGCCATCAAAATAGTGGACTTTGGCAGCTCGTGCCAACTGGGACAAAGG ATATACCAATATATCCAAAGTCGCTTCTACCGTTCCCCTGAGGTGCTGCTGGGGATGCCGTATGACCTGGCCATTGATATGTGGTCCTTGGGTTGCATCTTGGTAGAAATGCACACTGGAGAACCTCTCTTCAGCGGAGCCAATGAG GTGGACCAGATGAACAAAATAGTTGAGGTTCTTGGTATCCCGCCTAATCACATAATGGACCTAGCCCCAAAAGCCAGGAAGTTCTTTGAGAAGCTTTCGGATGGTACATGGAGTGTTAAGAAGACCAAAGATGGCAAAAGG TATAAGCCTCCAGCCTCACGGAAGCTCCACTCCATCCTGGGTGTGGAGACAGGGGGTCCAGGTGGCCGGCGGGCGGGAGAGTCTGGCCATGCTGTTGCTGACTACTTGAAGTTTAAGGACCTGATCCTGCGGATGTTGGACTATGATCCTAAGAGCCGCATCCAGCCCTACTATGCTCTGCAGCACAGCTTCTTCAAGAAGACTGCAGATGAGGGGACCAATACAAGCAGCAGTGTGTCGACAAGCCCTGCATTAGAGCAGTCCCAGTCTTCAGGAACCACCTCCAGCACCTCCTCTAGTTCAG GAGGATCATCTGGGACAAGTACCAGTGGCAGAGCAAGATCAGACCCTACCCATCACCACTTGCACAGTGGAGGACACTTCGGCACGGCCATGCCTGCCATCGATGGTGACAGCCTCTGCCCACAG GCAAGACAGCCTTACCCACCCCCGCTGGTGTGGGGAGGTGGAGTTGGACCAGAGTCCGTCACTGGAGAGACACACCCAGTCCAGGAGACCACCTTCCATGTTCCCCCTCAGCACCCTAAGGCCCTGCATCcccactcacacactcatcacCACCATGGGCCAATGATGGCGACACGCCCACGCCCACGCCACTACACCTCTCCGACACACAGCTCCTCGACACAGGACTCCATGGAGGTGGTTCATGGCCATCTGTCCATGACCTCCctgtcttcctctgcctcctcttcctctacatCGTCCTCTTCCACTGGGAACCATGGCAACCAGGCCTACCAGCTCCGCCATTTGCCCGCCGGAGCACTTGACTTTGGTCAGAATGGTGGGCTGAGCATGGGGCTAGGTGCCTTCTCGAACCCACGGCAGGAGACTGGCATGGCAGCGCATCCTGCATTCTCCATGGGCACGAACACAGGGCCTGCCCACTACCTAGCGGAAGGCCACCTGGGCATGAGGCAGGGCATGGACCGGGAGGAGTCTCCAATGactggagtgtgtgtgcagcagagtTCTATGGCCAGCTCGTGA
- the thap12b gene encoding THAP domain containing 12b produces MPNFCAAPNCTRKSTQSDLAFFRFPRDPERCRIWVENCRRADLEAKTSDQLNKHYRLCAKHFDPAMVCKTSPYRTVLKDTAIPTIFDLTSHLKNPHTRHRKRIKELTEEDIRKIKERRLASSIEQLASKKESTVEDDTGTNEDEPQLSTEEKEFREYLRSLFEVVVLLGKQSIPLMATKACEAEHKSNNFQAILDYRINAGDEALKKRFELTAVNTEYLSPTQQSQLLDICENTVREEMLMEVRESRFFSLVTGELVEFSNEKHLPLFLRFVNQQNVLREDFLDFVAFDGDESALVERLEAQLTDRWGLSMEDCRGQAHKATGTSTTKMKAVAVLLMEKYPLALHMPCSHMSLNIHLANSLPFPNVQVVMETLRRIGAFFRTPLSQDELEKAISCHYQKNEEKVTALKQACVSGWIEQHNVFDVLLDLLPALLLCLDSILDNCDGTFADTVTADAYSITETLAEFEIIVTIVILKNVLTFTRAFGRNLQGETLDVFFAANSLTAVLHSLNEVNDNIDVYHEFWYEEAVSVATVMQIPETVPRLFLRKQRAADVGEIQAESYFKEYVTVPVIRGIMQEVEDMFSDKNLKALKCLSLVPAVMGQMKFNTTEENYAEVYRNDLPNPDTLPAELHCWRIKWKHRGKEVRLPTTIHETLQLPDVKFFPNVNSFLKVLSTLPVLKLEDNKDDTASERLQAYLASMPAKQWNKSLAILNINTHVKHDLDVMVDKYCRLYLEDDTEAEAEAPAEEAADEDVTTK; encoded by the exons ATGCCGAATTTTTGCGCGGCCCCAAACTGTACACGGAAGAGCACTCAGTcagatttagctttttttcgGTTTCCACGGGACCCAGAGAG ATGCCGAATCTGGGTAGAGAACTGCCGCAGAGCAGATTTAGAGGCAAAAACATCCGACCAGTTGAATAAGCACTATAGATTATGTGCCAAGCACTTTGACCCAGCTATGGTGTGCAAAACT agtCCCTACAGGACAGTACTGAAGGATACAGCCATTCCAACCATATTTGACCTGACAAGCCATCTAAAAAATCCTCATACCAGGCATCGCAAGCGGATAAAAGAACTt aCTGAAGAAGATATAAGAAAAATTAAAGAGAGGAGAT TGGCATCATCCATTGAACAACTTGCTTCCAAAAAAGAGTCCACTGTTGAGGATGACACAGGCACCAATGAGGACGAGCCTCAGCtttccacagaggaaaaagagtttCGTGAATACCTGAGATCTTTGTTTGAGGTTGTGGTCCTGTTAGGAAAACAGAGTATACCATTAATGGCCACTAAAGCATGTGAAGCAGAACACAAGTCCAACAACTTCCAGGCCATTCTAGATTACCGCATAAATGCTGGAGATGAGGCTTTGAAGAAGCGGTTTGAGTTGACAGCTGTGAACACAGAATACCTCTCTCCAACCCAGCAGAGTCAGCTGCTGGACATCTGTGAGaacacagtgagagaggagatgcTAATGGAGGTGAGAGAGAGTCGCTTCTTCTCCCTTGTGACAGGTGAGCTTGTTGAATTTTCCAATGAGAAACATTTGCCACTGTTTTTACGCTTTGTGAATCAGCAGAATGTCCTTCGTGAGGATTTTTTGGACTTTGTTGCGTTTGATGGTGATGAGTCAGCGCTGGTAGAAAGGCTTGAGGCCCAGCTGACTGATCGTTGGGGTCTTAGTATGGAGGACTGCCGGGGTCAGGCCCACAAGGCCACTGGGACTTCTACCACCAAGATGAAAGCTGTGGCTGTATTACTGATGGAGAAGTATCCCCTGGCACTGCACATGCCTTGCTCACATATGTCCCTAAACATCCACTTAGCCAACAGTCTGCCTTTTCCCAATGTGCAAGTTGTCATGGAGACTCTCAGGAGGATTGGAGCTTTCTTTAGAACCCCACTCAGTCAGGATGAGCTAGAGAAAGCCATCTCCTGTCACTACCAGAAAAACGAAGAGAAAGTAACTGCACTAAAACAAGCTTGTGTCTCAGGATGGATAGAGCAGCACAATGTCTTCGATgtgctgctggatttgttgccagccctgctgctctgcttgGACAGCATTTTAGACAACTGTGATGGAACGTTTGCTGATACAGTCACGGCAGATGCGTATTCAATCACAGAAACTCTGGCTGAATTTGAAATCATTGTCACCATTGTCATCTTAAAAAATGTTCTCACGTTCACCAGAGCCTTTGGGAGGAATCTCCAAGGGGAAACACTTGATGTGTTTTTTGCAGCCAACAGTCTAACTGCAGTCTTGCACTCGCTGAATGAGGTCAATGATAACATTGATGTGTACCATGAATTCTGGTATGAGGAGGCTGTGAGTGTGGCCACTGTAATGCAGATTCCTGAGACAGTCCCGAGGCTGTTCCTGCGGAAACAGCGTGCAGCTGATGTGGGTGAAATCCAAGCAGAGTCATATTTTAAGGAGTATGTCACGGTCCCTGTTATCCGTGGCATcatgcaggaagtggaggacaTGTTCTCAGACAAAAACCTCAAAGCTCTGAAGTGTCTCTCACTGGTCCCAGCTGTCATGGGCCAAATGAAGTTCAACACCACTGAAGAGAACTATGCAGAAGTTTACCGCAACGACCTCCCCAACCCAGACACGCTTCCCGCAGAGCTTCACTGCTGGAGAATCAAATGGAAGCACAGGGGCAAAGAGGTTCGACTGCCCACCACCATCCACGAAACCTTGCAACTTCCAGATGTCAAGTTCTTTCCCAATGTCAACTCCTTCCTCAAGGTGCTTTCCACGTTACCTGTACTGAAACTGGAAGACAACAAAGATGATACAGCCAGTGAGCGGCTGCAGGCTTATCTTGCCAGCATGCCTGCTAAGCAGTGGAACAAAAGTCTTGCAATTCTCAACATCAACACTCATGTCAAACATGACTTGGATGTCATGGTAGACAAATACTGCAGACTCTACCTTGAGGATGACACTGAAGCTGaagccgaggccccagcagaGGAGGCGGCTGACGAAGATGTTACAACAAAATGA
- the map6b gene encoding microtubule-associated protein 6 homolog, producing MAWPCITRACCINRFWTELDKADIAVPLVFTKYSDVADVQHLPHHPQPKQRAAAIAIETQPHPGEPEAAKAPPAAAAAAGKDGSTASVMRQDFKAWRVRPEPSCKPRNEYQPSVAPFNTETQYQKDYKPWPIPKKHDHPWIPKPSPTAGATAGASEAESGVEKSEIEEKMQEKEVKEATKRATKREKSAERKTGEKTEGQMPADVSAEQSKGRAAADALNRQIKEVMSTSSSYRTEFKAYKDVKPVKPIKAPSQYKPPAEETSLETSYSATFKGEQVKPKSTDNKLLERRRIRSLYSEPGKEPAKVDKPMSRTKPKKTPTTTGKMVKKSKEKQIASSQSAKKKPSLSAAEPKPDGAVTKKSKEISNRLAEAKQ from the exons ATGGCGTGGCCGTGCATCACGCGTGCTTGCTGCATCAACCGCTTCTGGACCGAGCTGGACAAAGCGGACATCGCCGTGCCTTTGGTTTTCACCAAGTACTCGGACGTGGCTGACGTGCAGCATCTTCCCCATCACCCTCAGCCCAAACAGAGGGCCGCGGCCATTGCCATAGAAACCCAGCCGCATCCCGGCGAGCCGGAGGCTGCGAAGGCACCGCCCGCCGCGGCTGCCGCAGCGGGCAAAGATGGCTCTACTGCGTCCGTTATGCGCCAAGACTTCAAGGCGTGGAGAGTGCGCCCCGAGCCCAGTTGCAAACCCAGAAACGAGTACCAACCCTCGGTGGCCCCGTTCAACACCGAGACTCAGTATCAGAAGGATTACAAACCCTGGCCTATACCGAAGAAACACGACCACCCCTGGATCCCCAAGCCCAGCCCCACCGCCGGAGCCACCGCCGGAGCCTCCGAGGCCGAGAGCGGAGTGGAAAAGAGCGAGATCGAGGAGAAGATGCAAGAGAAGGAGGTCAAGGAGGCCACGAAGAGAGCCACGAAGAGGGAAAAGTCCGCGGAGAGAAAAACCGGCgagaagacagagggacagatgCCCGCAGATGTGAGCGCCGAGCAGAGCAAaggcagagcagctgcagacgCCCTCAACAGACAGATCAAGGAGGTGATGTCCACCTCCAGCAGCTACAG AACTGAGTTCAAGGCATATAAGGATGTTAAACCAGTGAAGCCCATCAAAGCTCCATCTCAGTATAAACCCCCTGCAGAGGAGACCAGCCTGGAAACCAGCTACAGTGCCACATTCAAGGGGGAGCAGGTGAAGCCTAAATCCACTGACAACAAGCTGCTGGAGCGCAGGAGGATACGCAGCCTCTACAGTGAGCCTGGCAAAGAGCCTGCCAAG gtGGACAAGCCCATGTCCCGCACCAAACCAAAAAagacaccaacaacaacaggaaagaTGGTGAAAAAATCTAAAGAGAAGCAGATTGCTAGTTCCCAGTCAGCCAAGAAGAAACCCTCTTTGAGCGCCGCTGAACCCAAACCTGATGGAGCTGTCACAAAGAAGAGCAAAGAGATCAGCAACAGACTGGCTGAGGCAAAGCAGTAA
- the LOC115053150 gene encoding histone H4 transcription factor, translating to MMATKRLDNFEVACEWASCSFKGHTMEELSDHMSAHLKDYLGDKDALEELDEYACLWNGCEFLSMGSPTELEVHAYFHNYHGKLKFVGSQLLKSRPDLPSCNQGLHSNNLVPEGSDGYVCQWEHCDSTFNNPEWFYRHVDNHVESAEPQAFSQQQQALFCHWAGCDAFFKIRYRLREHLRSHTQERLVACPTCGSMFSSNTKLFDHLHRQAEPVESLVCEHCRKAFSSERLLRDHVRQHVNQVKCPFCDMTCTTLAALKIHIRFRHCDERPFPCDFCDKRFKNQRDLQKHTEVHNEGTVYHCTVEGCDYSCHTFQTMSHHFKRVHEVGGMSKYKCHICDKVFSWCYTLTLHLRKKHELKWPSGHSRFRYRKDVDGFLKVNMVRFETVEVTKEIMKNMAKKPQSLRKSPRTGSRNKRTTVAPESGRSSPAGSSSPSSSSSSSYSSEFSGGEDVSSQPSPRGSDSPVYCVMSTIPHIEDEPGGLSQEDCDGSGTSGAVQALTEVARGLGMDVV from the exons ATGATGGCAACCAAGAGACTGGACAACTTTGAGGTGGCCTGTGAGTGGGCTTCGTGCAGCTTCAAGGGCCACACCATGGAGGAGCTGAGTGACCACATGTCAGCGCATTTGAAGGACTACCTGGGAGACAAAGATGCTCTGGAGGAGCTGG ATGAGTATGCTTGTCTCTGGAATGGATGTGAATTTCTGTCAATGGGTAGTCCCACAGAGCTGGAGGTCCATGCTTACTTCCATAACTACCACGGTAAGCTCAAGTTTGTCGGGTCACAGTTGCTCAAGTCCCGTCCCGACCTGCCCAGCTGCAACCAAGGTTTACACAGCAACAACCTGGTTCCTGAGGGATCGGATGGATATGTTTGCCAGTGGGAGCACTGTGAT AGTACATTTAACAACCCTGAGTGGTTCTACCGACATGTGGACAATCACGTTGAGAGCGCTGAGCCACAGGCCTTCTCACAACAACAGCAGGCTCTCTTCTGCCATTGGGCCG GCTGTGATGCTTTCTTCAAGATCAGGTATCGTCTGAGAGAACACTTGCGGAGCCACACTCAGGAGAGACTAGTAGCTTGTCCTACATGTGGTAGCATGTTCTCCAGCAACACAAAGTTATTTGACCACCTCCACAGGCAGGCCGAGCCAGTTG AGTCCCTGGTGTGTGAACATTGCAGGAAAGCTTTTTCTAGCGAGAGACTTTTGAGGGATCATGTTCGACAGCATG TGAATCAGGTGAAATGTCCCTTCTGTGACATGACCTGCACCACTTTAGCAGCTCTGAAGATCCACATCCGGTTCCGCCACTGTGACGAGCGGCCGTTCCCATGTGATTTCTGTGACAAAAG ATTTAAGAACCAACGTGATCtacaaaagcacacagaggTTCACAATGAAGGCACTGTGTATCACTGCACTGTGGAGGGTTGTGATTATTCTTGTCACACATTCCAAACCATGAGCCACCACTTCAAGAGAGTGCATGAG GTTGGAGGAATGTCCAAATATAAATGCCATATTTGTGATAAGGTCTTCTCTTGGTGTTACACTCTCACACTTCACCTTCGCAAAAAGCACGAGCTCAAATGGCCTTCTGGGCATTCACGCTTCAG ATACAGAAAAGATGTTGACGGCTTCCTAAAAGTAAACATGGTGCGATTTGAGACTGTTGAAGTGACCAAGGAGATCATGAAGAACATGGCCAAGAAACCACAGAGCCTTCGCAAAAGTCCTCGGACCGGCAGCCGAAATAAAAGGACTACAGTTGCCCCAGAGAGTGGGCGAAGCTCCCCAGCAGGATCGTCGTCTCCTTcgtccagctcctcctcctcatactCTTCAGAGTTCTCTGGAGGGGAGGATGTTTCCTCGCAGCCTAGCCCCAGAGGCAGTGACTCTCCTGTCTACTGTGTGATGAGTACCATCCCACATATTGAGGACGAGCCTGGAGGATTATCTCAGGAGGACTGTGATGGTAGTGGGACATCTGGAGCTGTTCAGGCCTTGACAGAAGTTGCGAGAGGCCTCGGCATGGACGTGGTttga